The following coding sequences lie in one Arthrobacter sp. PGP41 genomic window:
- the cysK gene encoding cysteine synthase A, producing the protein MARIYDDVTQLVGGTPLVKLNRLSEGLDATVAVKLEFYNPANSVKDRIGVAIVDAAEKSGALKPGGTIVEGTSGNTGIALAMVGAARGYKVILTMPETMSTERRVMLRAFGAEIVLTPGSEGMRGAVEKAQEIVANTENSIWAQQFANEANPEIHRTTTAEEIWADTDGAVDIFVAGVGTGGTVTGVGQVLKERKPGVQIVAVEPKDSAILNGGAPGPHKIQGIGANFVPEILDTNVYDEVLDATLEDSVRVARELGVQEGILGGISSGAIVWGALELAKRPENAGKLIVAVVCDFGERYISTVLYDDIRG; encoded by the coding sequence ATGGCACGGATCTATGACGATGTGACACAGCTGGTCGGCGGAACCCCGCTGGTCAAGCTCAACCGGCTCAGCGAGGGCCTGGATGCCACCGTCGCCGTCAAGCTTGAGTTCTACAACCCGGCCAACAGCGTCAAAGACCGTATCGGTGTGGCCATTGTCGATGCCGCCGAGAAGTCCGGTGCGCTGAAGCCCGGCGGAACCATTGTTGAGGGCACGTCCGGAAACACCGGCATTGCCCTGGCCATGGTGGGTGCTGCCCGCGGCTACAAGGTCATCCTCACCATGCCGGAGACCATGTCCACGGAACGCCGCGTCATGCTGCGGGCGTTTGGCGCCGAGATCGTCCTGACCCCGGGTTCCGAGGGTATGCGCGGAGCTGTGGAGAAGGCCCAGGAAATCGTGGCCAACACCGAGAATTCCATCTGGGCACAGCAGTTTGCCAACGAAGCCAATCCTGAAATCCACCGCACCACCACGGCGGAGGAAATCTGGGCGGACACCGACGGCGCAGTGGACATCTTCGTTGCGGGCGTAGGCACCGGCGGAACCGTCACCGGCGTCGGCCAGGTCCTGAAGGAGCGCAAGCCCGGCGTCCAGATCGTCGCGGTCGAGCCCAAGGACTCCGCCATTCTCAATGGCGGCGCACCCGGTCCCCACAAGATCCAGGGCATCGGGGCCAACTTCGTCCCGGAAATCCTGGACACCAACGTCTATGACGAGGTCCTCGACGCCACGCTTGAGGATTCCGTCCGGGTGGCCCGGGAGCTCGGCGTCCAGGAAGGCATCCTGGGCGGGATCTCCTCCGGCGCCATTGTCTGGGGTGCCCTGGAGCTGGCGAAGCGTCCGGAAAACGCGGGAAAGCTGATCGTGGCTGTTGTCTGTGACTTCGGTGAGCGTTACATCTCCACCGTGCTCTATGACGACATCCGCGGCTGA
- a CDS encoding Nif3-like dinuclear metal center hexameric protein translates to MEPADTDVTGPDNIGGGVNGGGVDHDGDKNDGDKNDGGTGNGGAPSGGQGAAEPAEAPTLGELLLAVEELWPESLAENWDEVGLVAGHPSAPVTKVMFAVDPTLEVIEEAVEWGAELLITHHPLLLKGVTSVAATTPKGRAVHRLIESGTALLTVHTNGDSAVGGVSDVLADALGLQDAAPLTVAANGLPEEGIGRVGDLAAAMTLGDFAARVFGILPSVAGGVRVSGDKDGLVRRVAVCGGAGDSLFNEVRASNADVYVTADLRHHPASEAREAALNGRPYLVDVSHFASEWLWLPAAAAALGNVLADQGHDVEIQVSTTNSDPWDFILTPG, encoded by the coding sequence ATGGAACCAGCGGACACCGACGTTACCGGCCCAGACAACATCGGCGGCGGCGTCAACGGCGGCGGCGTCGATCATGACGGCGACAAGAACGACGGCGACAAGAACGACGGCGGCACTGGCAACGGCGGCGCACCCTCCGGCGGGCAGGGGGCGGCGGAGCCGGCGGAGGCTCCCACACTGGGTGAACTGCTCCTGGCCGTGGAAGAGCTGTGGCCCGAATCCCTGGCAGAGAACTGGGACGAAGTGGGATTGGTGGCAGGCCATCCGTCTGCGCCCGTCACCAAGGTGATGTTCGCCGTCGACCCAACCCTGGAAGTCATTGAAGAGGCGGTGGAGTGGGGCGCGGAACTCCTGATCACCCACCATCCCCTCCTCCTGAAGGGCGTCACCAGCGTCGCCGCCACCACCCCCAAGGGCCGGGCCGTGCACCGGTTGATCGAGTCCGGCACCGCATTGCTGACCGTCCACACCAACGGTGATTCCGCCGTCGGCGGCGTTTCCGACGTCCTCGCCGACGCACTCGGCCTCCAGGACGCCGCCCCGCTCACCGTGGCGGCAAACGGCCTTCCGGAAGAGGGCATCGGGCGGGTGGGGGACCTGGCGGCGGCCATGACCTTGGGCGATTTTGCTGCCCGCGTGTTCGGGATCCTCCCGTCCGTCGCCGGGGGAGTGCGGGTTTCCGGCGACAAGGACGGCCTGGTCCGGCGTGTCGCCGTGTGCGGTGGTGCCGGTGACTCCCTCTTTAATGAGGTCAGGGCCAGCAACGCGGACGTCTATGTGACCGCCGACCTCCGTCACCACCCGGCGTCGGAAGCCCGGGAGGCCGCCTTGAATGGCCGGCCCTACCTGGTGGATGTATCCCATTTCGCCAGCGAGTGGCTGTGGCTGCCTGCCGCTGCGGCGGCGCTGGGCAATGTCCTCGCCGACCAGGGCCATGACGTTGAAATCCAGGTCAGCACCACCAACAGCGATCCCTGGGACTTCATCCTGACTCCCGGCTAA
- the msrA gene encoding peptide-methionine (S)-S-oxide reductase MsrA yields the protein MKTFVLGGGCFWCLDAVYQKTKGVSSVVSGYTGGHDPQPDYYSVCNGTTGHAEVVAVTFDEEIIPAEVILDMFFALHDPTTPNRQGYDVGTQYRSSMFYETTEEKILFEEAIDRNQALWAHPIVTEVSRLPRFHVAEEFHQNYYAKHPEQGYCQVIINPKLAKARKYYSAWLNA from the coding sequence ATGAAAACTTTTGTTTTAGGCGGAGGCTGCTTCTGGTGCCTCGACGCCGTTTACCAGAAGACCAAGGGCGTCAGTTCGGTGGTGTCCGGCTATACCGGGGGCCACGATCCGCAACCGGACTACTATTCCGTCTGCAACGGCACCACCGGCCATGCCGAGGTGGTGGCCGTGACGTTTGACGAGGAGATTATCCCGGCGGAAGTCATCCTGGACATGTTCTTCGCCCTGCACGATCCAACCACGCCGAACCGCCAGGGCTACGACGTCGGCACGCAGTACCGTTCGTCGATGTTCTATGAGACCACCGAAGAGAAAATCCTCTTTGAGGAAGCGATCGACCGGAACCAGGCACTGTGGGCCCATCCGATTGTCACGGAGGTCAGCCGGCTGCCCCGATTCCATGTGGCGGAGGAGTTCCACCAGAACTACTACGCGAAGCATCCCGAGCAGGGGTACTGCCAGGTGATCATCAACCCCAAGCTCGCCAAGGCCAGGAAATATTACTCTGCATGGCTTAACGCTTAG
- a CDS encoding zinc ribbon domain-containing protein gives MAKAAPAEQLKLLELQGLDAKLKSLANRRRSLETDPRIKDLEAALSVANGELGAAKVAVHDAEAELKRAEADVEQVASRIQRDEARLNSGTGLSKDLVALQKDIASLNKRRSDLEDIELEVMERLDSLRARQAAQQGIVDDIQGSFGTIRAGLDAELAEVEAEARGLRAQRAEFAAGLDAGLLAVYEKTLAKRGVGAARLFHGTSEASGMKLSPGDLAEIKAAAADDIVFCPDSGAILVRSEEWA, from the coding sequence GTGGCGAAGGCAGCACCGGCGGAACAGTTGAAGTTGCTCGAGCTGCAGGGGCTGGACGCCAAGCTTAAGTCGCTCGCCAACCGCCGCCGCTCCCTGGAAACCGATCCCCGCATCAAGGACTTGGAGGCGGCCCTGTCTGTTGCCAACGGTGAGCTTGGCGCGGCGAAGGTGGCTGTCCATGACGCCGAGGCTGAACTGAAGCGGGCCGAAGCGGACGTGGAACAGGTCGCCTCGCGGATCCAGCGGGACGAGGCGCGGCTGAACAGCGGCACCGGATTGTCCAAGGACCTGGTGGCCCTCCAGAAGGACATCGCCTCGCTCAACAAGCGTCGCTCGGACCTTGAGGACATTGAACTTGAGGTCATGGAGCGGCTCGACTCCCTTCGGGCCAGGCAGGCGGCGCAGCAGGGGATCGTGGACGATATCCAGGGATCCTTCGGCACCATCCGTGCCGGGCTGGATGCGGAACTGGCCGAGGTGGAGGCGGAAGCGCGCGGGCTCCGCGCCCAGCGCGCCGAATTCGCTGCAGGGCTCGACGCCGGCCTGCTCGCGGTCTACGAAAAAACGCTCGCCAAGCGGGGAGTGGGCGCCGCCCGGCTGTTCCACGGCACGTCCGAAGCCTCAGGCATGAAGCTCAGCCCCGGCGACCTGGCCGAGATCAAGGCAGCCGCCGCCGACGACATCGTCTTCTGCCCGGATTCCGGCGCCATCCTGGTGCGCTCGGAGGAGTGGGCCTGA
- a CDS encoding FadR/GntR family transcriptional regulator: MTSSLHHRAIENLGTRIVSGELPAGHIMLAEKLEDELRVSRSVIREAVRVLQSLGLVETTKRVGIRVLPPSRWNPFDPQVIRWRLASGARGAQLRSLAELRSAVEPAAAELAAQNAPAPLRLELVDVARAMLDAGRKGDVPRFLELDIQFHSLLLSGSGNEMFANLMGQVAETLTGRTVHGLMPDHPHEAALQWHVDVAEAIARGDAATARESSDKIMRRTMSQMSDTWTEQPRVFIPVQR; encoded by the coding sequence ATGACCAGCAGCCTGCACCACCGTGCCATTGAGAATCTTGGCACCCGCATTGTCTCAGGGGAGCTGCCTGCCGGCCATATCATGCTCGCCGAAAAGCTTGAGGATGAACTCAGGGTGTCCAGGTCGGTGATCCGTGAGGCTGTCCGCGTGCTGCAGTCCCTCGGCCTGGTGGAGACCACCAAGCGGGTGGGTATCCGGGTACTGCCTCCGAGCCGCTGGAACCCCTTCGATCCCCAGGTCATCCGGTGGCGCCTGGCCAGCGGTGCCAGGGGCGCGCAGCTTCGGTCTCTTGCTGAGCTGCGGTCCGCCGTGGAGCCGGCCGCGGCCGAGCTGGCCGCCCAGAACGCGCCGGCGCCGCTGCGGCTGGAACTGGTGGACGTTGCCCGCGCAATGCTCGACGCCGGCCGCAAGGGTGACGTGCCGCGCTTCCTTGAGCTGGACATCCAGTTCCACTCGCTGCTGCTGTCCGGGTCGGGCAACGAGATGTTTGCGAACCTCATGGGCCAGGTGGCGGAGACCCTGACGGGCCGGACAGTGCATGGCCTGATGCCGGACCATCCGCACGAGGCCGCGCTCCAGTGGCACGTGGACGTGGCGGAGGCAATCGCCCGGGGCGATGCCGCCACAGCACGGGAGTCCTCAGACAAGATCATGAGGCGGACCATGTCCCAGATGTCCGACACGTGGACCGAGCAGCCCCGCGTCTTCATTCCGGTGCAGCGCTGA
- a CDS encoding peroxiredoxin, which yields MTAALAAASVAVPAVGGTAPDFELVNQYGEPVRLSSFRGQNVVLVFYPFAFSGICTGELCELRDNLAQFQDANATVLAVSVDSKFSLRAYAAQEQYSFDLLADFWPHGEVARLYGVFDADSGMARRGTFIIDAGGTIRYSVVNPRGQARDLGEYRTALAGLGKA from the coding sequence GTGACGGCAGCGCTTGCCGCTGCCTCCGTCGCTGTCCCCGCGGTCGGCGGGACGGCACCCGATTTTGAACTCGTCAACCAATACGGCGAGCCGGTCAGGTTGTCCTCCTTCCGGGGCCAGAACGTGGTCCTTGTGTTCTACCCCTTTGCATTCTCCGGTATCTGCACCGGAGAGCTCTGCGAACTACGGGATAACCTCGCACAGTTCCAGGATGCGAACGCCACCGTCCTGGCCGTCTCGGTGGACAGCAAGTTCAGCCTCAGGGCCTATGCCGCCCAGGAACAGTACAGCTTCGACCTGCTCGCGGACTTCTGGCCGCACGGCGAGGTCGCCAGGCTGTACGGAGTGTTCGACGCCGACAGCGGCATGGCACGGAGGGGCACCTTCATCATCGATGCCGGCGGTACCATCCGGTACAGCGTGGTGAATCCGCGGGGCCAGGCCCGGGACCTCGGGGAATACCGCACGGCACTCGCCGGGCTCGGAAAGGCCTGA
- a CDS encoding DUF3052 domain-containing protein, giving the protein MSEADAATSVNVAEKLGFKNGDLIQEFGYDDDVDFDLRDDIEDLTGSELLDEDDHEVADAVIFWWRDGDGDLVDSLMDSLTTLTENGVVWVLTPKSGRDGYVSPADIQEAAPTAGLHVTTSAGVSKDWSATRLVSRKNK; this is encoded by the coding sequence GTGAGCGAGGCCGACGCCGCCACTTCGGTAAATGTGGCGGAAAAATTGGGTTTCAAGAATGGGGATCTGATTCAGGAGTTCGGTTACGACGATGACGTCGATTTCGACTTGCGTGACGATATTGAGGACCTCACCGGTTCCGAGCTGCTGGACGAGGACGACCATGAAGTGGCGGACGCTGTCATCTTCTGGTGGCGCGACGGCGACGGAGACCTGGTTGACAGCCTGATGGATTCGCTGACCACGCTGACCGAGAACGGTGTGGTGTGGGTGCTGACGCCCAAGTCGGGCAGGGATGGATATGTCTCCCCGGCGGACATCCAGGAGGCGGCGCCGACGGCCGGGCTGCACGTCACTACCTCCGCGGGCGTGTCCAAGGACTGGAGCGCAACGCGGCTGGTGAGCAGGAAGAACAAGTGA
- the gndA gene encoding NADP-dependent phosphogluconate dehydrogenase, with product MSAHIGVTGLAVMGANLARNLARNGFTVALHNRSVEKTDALLERYGSEGDFVRTETLQELVDSLEKPRRVLIMVKAGKPVDSVIEQLEPLLEPGDIIIDAGNSHYEDTRRREAALAKKDLHFVGVGVSGGEEGALNGPSIMPGGSKESYKALGPLLEKISAKVDGEPCCAWVGTDGAGHFVKMVHNGIEYADMQVIGEAFDLLRSGAGIEPAEQAKIFADWNNGELSSFLIEISAEVLGHVDAKTGKPFVDVVVDAAGQKGTGRWTVISALELGSPVSGIAESVFARALSSQTEQRKLGQELLAGNEASVEIPETFVEDVRQALYASKLVSYAQGLDMLTSAAKEYGWDLKLDEIASLWRAGCIIRAELLKDITKAYAAEEKPANLLFAPAFTQAIADALPAWRRVVATAVQLGIPVPVFSSSLAYYDGLRRKRVAAALIQGQRDLFGAHTYGRVDSEGTFHTLWGEDKSEIEAVDTH from the coding sequence ATGTCTGCACACATCGGTGTCACCGGCCTCGCGGTGATGGGCGCCAACCTCGCCCGCAACCTGGCCAGGAACGGCTTCACGGTTGCCCTGCACAACCGTTCGGTCGAGAAGACCGACGCCCTGCTGGAAAGGTACGGCTCCGAAGGGGACTTTGTCCGGACGGAGACGTTGCAGGAACTGGTCGATTCCCTGGAGAAGCCGCGCCGCGTGCTGATCATGGTCAAGGCCGGCAAGCCCGTTGACTCAGTCATCGAACAGCTGGAACCGCTTCTGGAGCCGGGCGACATCATCATCGACGCCGGCAACTCCCACTACGAGGACACCCGACGCCGCGAAGCTGCCCTTGCCAAGAAGGACCTGCACTTTGTGGGCGTCGGTGTCTCCGGCGGCGAGGAAGGCGCGCTCAACGGCCCCTCCATCATGCCCGGCGGTTCCAAGGAGTCCTACAAGGCCCTGGGCCCGCTGCTGGAAAAGATCTCCGCCAAGGTGGACGGCGAACCGTGCTGCGCCTGGGTGGGAACCGATGGCGCCGGCCACTTCGTCAAGATGGTCCACAACGGCATCGAATATGCCGACATGCAGGTCATCGGCGAAGCCTTCGACCTCCTGCGTTCCGGTGCCGGCATTGAGCCTGCCGAGCAGGCCAAGATCTTTGCGGACTGGAACAACGGCGAGCTTTCCTCCTTCCTGATCGAGATCTCGGCCGAGGTTTTGGGCCATGTGGACGCCAAGACCGGCAAGCCGTTCGTCGACGTCGTGGTGGACGCGGCCGGCCAGAAGGGCACCGGCCGCTGGACCGTCATCTCCGCACTGGAACTCGGCTCCCCGGTTTCCGGCATCGCCGAATCCGTCTTCGCACGCGCGCTGTCCTCCCAGACGGAGCAGCGCAAGCTGGGCCAGGAGCTGCTGGCAGGCAACGAGGCATCCGTGGAGATCCCCGAGACTTTCGTCGAGGACGTCCGCCAGGCACTGTACGCTTCCAAGCTGGTCTCCTACGCCCAGGGACTGGACATGCTGACGTCTGCGGCGAAGGAGTACGGCTGGGACCTCAAGCTGGACGAGATCGCCTCCCTGTGGCGCGCAGGCTGCATCATCCGTGCAGAACTCCTCAAGGACATCACCAAGGCCTATGCCGCTGAGGAGAAGCCGGCCAACCTGCTCTTCGCTCCGGCGTTCACCCAGGCCATCGCCGACGCACTGCCGGCATGGCGCCGGGTCGTTGCCACGGCCGTCCAGCTGGGGATCCCCGTTCCGGTGTTCTCCTCCTCGCTGGCCTACTACGACGGGCTGCGCCGCAAGCGCGTTGCCGCCGCCCTGATCCAGGGCCAGCGTGACCTGTTCGGCGCCCACACCTATGGCCGCGTCGACTCCGAGGGTACGTTCCATACCCTCTGGGGCGAGGACAAGTCCGAGATCGAAGCCGTGGACACGCACTAG
- the epsC gene encoding serine O-acetyltransferase EpsC has protein sequence MGFFARLKEDLDAARSHDPAARGSFENFFAYSGLHAIWIHRLTHRLWQNPALRFPARLLSQLGRFLTGIEIHPGATIGRRFFIDHGMGVVIGETAEIGEDVMIYHGVTLGGRSLARIKRHPTIGDRVTIGAGAKILGPITIGRDSAVGANAVVVKDAPPESIVTGVPAKWRHRDAQRETKPAVDPAEYDIEYRI, from the coding sequence GTGGGCTTTTTCGCAAGACTAAAGGAAGACCTCGACGCCGCCCGGTCACACGACCCGGCGGCTCGAGGTTCTTTTGAGAACTTTTTCGCATACTCCGGCCTGCATGCCATCTGGATCCACCGGCTGACGCACCGGCTGTGGCAGAATCCGGCCCTGCGTTTCCCGGCGCGGCTGCTCTCACAACTGGGGCGCTTCCTCACCGGCATAGAGATCCATCCGGGGGCCACCATCGGCCGCCGCTTCTTCATCGACCACGGCATGGGCGTAGTCATTGGAGAGACTGCCGAGATCGGCGAGGACGTGATGATCTATCACGGAGTCACCCTGGGCGGCCGCTCCCTGGCCCGAATCAAACGCCACCCCACCATCGGTGACCGGGTGACCATTGGGGCCGGGGCCAAGATCCTGGGGCCAATCACCATTGGCCGGGACAGCGCCGTGGGCGCCAACGCGGTGGTGGTCAAGGACGCTCCGCCTGAATCGATTGTCACCGGCGTCCCCGCCAAGTGGCGCCACCGGGATGCCCAGCGTGAAACCAAACCTGCGGTGGACCCGGCAGAGTACGACATCGAATACCGGATCTGA
- a CDS encoding NAD-dependent protein deacetylase → MGGQRHGVGLTGFASMPPVPAAPPSEEELDVLVRIREVLAGGRFALLTGAGLSTDSGIPDYRGPGSPPRSPMTYQEFVKAAANRQRYWARNHIGWSHLRRADPNQGHLAAAELERRGHLTGLITQNVDRLHQDAGSVNVVDLHGRYDQVVCLDCRRTYTRHLLAGILGELNPGFLDRAAQTGLVEMAPDADSTMEDQALISSFVVAACPACGGMLKPDFVYFGENVPKDRVEISYRMVDDAAALVVAGSSLTVMSGLRFVRHAAKEGKPVVIINRGATRGDDKATIKLEAGVSESLAWLASELPPVQRQAPPGPKGVDSHLEAGVG, encoded by the coding sequence GTGGGCGGGCAGCGGCATGGTGTGGGCCTCACAGGCTTCGCGAGCATGCCGCCGGTGCCTGCCGCACCCCCGTCCGAAGAAGAACTCGACGTCCTGGTCCGGATCAGGGAGGTGCTGGCAGGGGGCCGTTTCGCACTGCTCACCGGGGCCGGACTCAGTACGGACTCGGGAATCCCGGACTACCGGGGACCCGGTTCGCCTCCTCGTTCGCCCATGACGTACCAGGAGTTCGTCAAGGCGGCCGCCAACCGCCAGCGCTACTGGGCGAGGAACCACATCGGCTGGTCCCACCTGCGGCGCGCCGATCCAAACCAAGGCCACCTTGCCGCGGCGGAGCTTGAACGCAGGGGACACCTCACCGGCCTCATCACCCAGAATGTGGACCGCCTGCACCAGGACGCCGGCAGCGTCAACGTCGTCGACCTCCATGGCAGGTATGACCAGGTGGTCTGCCTGGACTGTCGCCGGACCTATACGCGGCATCTGCTGGCAGGGATCCTTGGGGAGCTCAACCCCGGCTTCCTGGACCGGGCGGCACAAACGGGCTTGGTGGAGATGGCGCCGGACGCCGACTCCACGATGGAAGACCAGGCGTTGATCAGCAGTTTTGTGGTGGCGGCCTGCCCCGCCTGCGGAGGAATGCTGAAGCCTGATTTCGTGTACTTCGGTGAGAACGTGCCGAAGGACCGGGTCGAAATCTCCTACCGGATGGTCGATGATGCCGCAGCCCTTGTTGTTGCGGGATCGTCATTGACGGTAATGAGCGGCCTGCGCTTCGTCAGGCACGCCGCAAAGGAGGGCAAACCTGTGGTCATTATCAACAGGGGAGCCACCCGCGGGGATGACAAAGCAACCATCAAGCTTGAGGCGGGCGTGAGTGAATCGCTGGCCTGGCTGGCGTCGGAGCTCCCGCCCGTCCAGAGGCAGGCCCCACCCGGCCCTAAGGGAGTGGATTCGCATTTGGAGGCCGGTGTCGGGTAG